One genomic region from Gordonia crocea encodes:
- a CDS encoding polysaccharide biosynthesis protein, translating into MTVGAMVANIAAYLVALPASRALGAVDYGVFGVVMAAMVIAAAPSMAVQAVIAREVVRGRPGLTTLGLRAAALVAMFSLVAGVVLVPLTRIPMSAAAAGLVMAPLITVTAAAQGFLQGRGQFHRLGWLLGLVGLLRSGPIIVALGLGAAATGALWAGALGTLAAAGVAWSLLRISPSDTAKGSVPPDAHQGNTFSSGAGVGSVLAASQVQLALLVAVSLDLLLARVVLSATDAGVYALGAVATKAAFWLPQAIGTVVYPRLAAPERDSRSLRMALGVVAGIGAVTVVGTWVLSPLVPRIVGEEYRPLTGILWLFAATGAVLSLLALLLLAVIAVRRTTIGLAVWACTALEAVAILGWADSVTSLVAIAATAATVMTALCLVAVISAERSSRRA; encoded by the coding sequence GTGACTGTCGGGGCGATGGTCGCCAATATCGCGGCCTACCTGGTGGCGCTGCCGGCCAGTCGCGCCCTGGGCGCGGTCGACTATGGGGTCTTCGGCGTGGTCATGGCGGCGATGGTCATCGCGGCCGCGCCGTCGATGGCGGTGCAGGCGGTGATCGCACGCGAGGTGGTGCGGGGCCGGCCGGGGCTGACCACCTTGGGGCTGCGGGCGGCAGCCCTGGTGGCGATGTTTTCCCTGGTGGCCGGCGTCGTGCTGGTGCCGCTCACCCGGATACCGATGTCCGCAGCGGCTGCTGGCCTGGTGATGGCTCCGCTGATCACGGTGACCGCCGCCGCCCAGGGTTTCCTGCAAGGGCGCGGCCAGTTCCACCGCCTCGGATGGTTGTTGGGCCTGGTCGGCCTACTGCGGTCGGGACCGATCATCGTGGCGCTGGGACTAGGGGCGGCGGCGACCGGCGCACTCTGGGCCGGGGCGTTGGGGACTCTCGCCGCGGCGGGTGTGGCCTGGAGTCTGCTGAGAATCTCCCCCTCCGATACCGCCAAGGGAAGTGTTCCCCCCGATGCCCACCAGGGGAACACTTTCAGCAGCGGTGCCGGGGTAGGGAGCGTGCTGGCCGCCTCCCAGGTCCAGTTGGCGCTGCTGGTGGCGGTATCGCTGGACCTGCTGCTGGCCCGCGTGGTGCTCTCGGCCACCGACGCTGGCGTCTACGCCCTCGGCGCGGTGGCGACGAAGGCCGCCTTCTGGTTGCCCCAGGCGATTGGCACGGTCGTCTATCCGCGCCTCGCCGCGCCCGAACGCGACTCCCGTTCGCTGCGGATGGCACTAGGCGTGGTGGCTGGCATCGGCGCCGTCACCGTCGTCGGGACCTGGGTGCTGTCCCCCCTCGTCCCCCGAATCGTCGGCGAGGAGTACCGGCCGCTGACCGGGATCCTGTGGCTGTTCGCCGCCACCGGCGCGGTGCTGTCCCTGCTCGCGCTGCTCCTCCTGGCCGTGATCGCAGTCCGGCGGACGACCATCGGGCTGGCGGTCTGGGCCTGCACCGCTCTCGAGGCCGTGGCCATTCTCGGGTGGGCCGACTCGGTGACGTCGCTGGTCGCCATCGCGGCGACCGCGGCGACCGTGATGACGGCCCTCTGTCTGGTCGCCGTGATCAGCGCGGAGCGAAGTAGTCGTCGAGCGTGA
- a CDS encoding HpcH/HpaI aldolase/citrate lyase family protein, which translates to MYDQEFVTNPDAEDVGSRIDPVLARSWLLVNGAQFERFEPASRSRADIVIIDIEDAVAPKDKVAARDNAVRWMTEGHDDWVRINGFGTPWWADDLAALSKTSVGGVMLAMVESMDHVTETANRLPNVPIVALVETARGLERIGEIASAKGTFRLAFGIGDFRRDTGFGENPMTLAYARSRFTIAAKAAHLPSAIDGPTVGSSALKLSEATSVSVEFGMTGKICLTPDQCAPVNEGLSPSQDDIKWAREFFAEFDADGGEIRNGSDLPRIARATKILDLARAYGITTSTYATDEAGHSTAPSDTYHY; encoded by the coding sequence GTGTACGACCAAGAATTCGTGACCAACCCCGACGCCGAGGATGTTGGGTCGCGCATTGATCCGGTACTGGCGCGCAGCTGGCTGCTCGTCAATGGTGCCCAGTTTGAGCGGTTCGAACCGGCTTCGCGGTCGCGTGCCGACATCGTCATCATCGACATCGAAGACGCGGTAGCGCCGAAGGATAAGGTGGCCGCCCGCGACAATGCGGTGCGATGGATGACCGAGGGCCACGACGACTGGGTCCGCATTAACGGTTTTGGTACTCCCTGGTGGGCTGACGACCTCGCGGCACTGTCGAAGACCTCGGTTGGCGGCGTCATGCTGGCCATGGTCGAGTCGATGGACCATGTGACCGAGACGGCGAACCGGCTGCCCAATGTGCCGATCGTCGCGCTGGTGGAGACCGCCCGCGGCCTGGAGCGGATCGGCGAGATCGCGTCGGCCAAGGGCACGTTCCGGCTGGCCTTCGGCATCGGCGACTTCCGCCGCGACACCGGCTTCGGCGAGAACCCAATGACGCTCGCTTATGCGCGGTCGCGCTTCACCATCGCGGCGAAGGCCGCGCACCTGCCCAGTGCGATCGACGGCCCCACAGTCGGTTCGAGCGCGCTGAAGCTCTCGGAAGCCACCTCGGTCAGCGTCGAGTTCGGCATGACCGGCAAGATCTGTCTGACCCCCGACCAGTGTGCGCCGGTCAACGAGGGCCTCTCGCCCTCGCAGGACGACATCAAGTGGGCGCGCGAATTCTTCGCGGAGTTCGACGCCGACGGGGGCGAGATCCGCAATGGTTCGGACCTGCCCCGGATCGCCCGGGCCACGAAGATCCTCGACCTGGCTCGGGCGTACGGGATCACCACCAGCACCTATGCCACCGACGAGGCCGGGCATTCCACCGCACCTTCGGATACGTACCACTATTGA